ATAGCCCCAAATAATAAATATTTGGGCTTTATGCTCCCCTATACCCCACTTCATTATCTCTTAACCGAAAAATTCGAGGCTCTTATAATGACGAGTGGAAATCTCTCGGACGAACCGATAATTTATGAAAACGATGCTGCTCTCAGAAAGCTTAAAGATATAGCTGACTTCTTTCTAATGCACGATAGAGACATATACACTCCATGCGATGACTCTATAGTTATGGATGGAACGGTTATAAGGAGAGCGCGAGGTTTTACCCCCCTACCTCTTGTGGGAAAAGAAGATTTTCCACCTATACTCGCCTGTGGAGGCGAAGAGAAATCCTCATTCGCTCTAAGCAGAAAAAACACCATTATTTTGAGCCAATATATAGGAGATCTCAAAGACCTTGAGGCTCTTGACAGATACAAATTGCTCATAGACAGATTCAAAAATCTTTTTGGAATTGAACCTCAATATGCAGTCTGTGACCTCCATCCAGCATACCTTTCAACGAGATACGCTGAAAGCTTAAGCTTGCCTCTCCTCAAGGTTCAGCATCACCATGCCCACATGGCAAGTTGTATGTGGGAAAATGGAATCAATGAGAGAGCAATAGGCATAATACTGGATGGAACCGGTCATGGAAGTGATGGAACGATATGGGGTGGAGAAATACTTGTAGGAGATACCTCAGAATTTGAGAGAGTGGGATATATAAAGCCAATTCCCCTGCCCGGAGGAGATAAAGCTATAAGAGAACCATGGAGAATAGCCTTAAGCTATCTTTACGAAATCGGTAAAGAGGAACTTATCGAAGAAAGAAAGAGCAAGGAAGTTCTAAA
This portion of the Synergistota bacterium genome encodes:
- a CDS encoding carbamoyltransferase HypF, producing the protein IAPNNKYLGFMLPYTPLHYLLTEKFEALIMTSGNLSDEPIIYENDAALRKLKDIADFFLMHDRDIYTPCDDSIVMDGTVIRRARGFTPLPLVGKEDFPPILACGGEEKSSFALSRKNTIILSQYIGDLKDLEALDRYKLLIDRFKNLFGIEPQYAVCDLHPAYLSTRYAESLSLPLLKVQHHHAHMASCMWENGINERAIGIILDGTGHGSDGTIWGGEILVGDTSEFERVGYIKPIPLPGGDKAIREPWRIALSYLYEIGKEELIEERKSKEVLKLLKLGINSPLSSGCGRLFDAVSAFLNIRREISYEAQAAIELEGIAYEDEEKNYPIELEEKSGKIIINWREMWMKLIEDVKSKTPAEVCAMRFHNYLVESLSEAAKIISERTGIKKVVLSGGVFQNRIILRKLRESLTKAGFKVYHHKEVPTNDQGIAVGQIAICASKIKKGEI